One Campylobacter sputorum genomic window, TTATGATAATGTTTGGCTTCCAGTATATTTTTAGTGAAAAACTTGCTAAAAATATAACTCTTGAAAAATTTGAAACAATGGTAAATCAAATTGAAGCAGGTGCTATTAATAGACATGAGACAAATATTGATTCTATTGAACAACTTGCTAAGATTATGGAATATTACAATATTAATAACGCAAAAGATACTCAAAATAATAAATATAAATTGCTTGATGTTTTTAGTGCTATTTTAAATAACAAAACTAGGTTTTATGCTATTTATATTGGCGATAAAGATAATAATTATTTTGAAGTTATCAAACTTACACCCTTTGATGATGAAAAATACAACACCACAAGTAACGAGAAGTGGGCACTTATCGAGGTTAAAGAAAACGATATTGGTTATAAGTATATTAGTTTTTATGATAAAAATTTACACAAAACTAGGGAATTAAGATTACAAGATAATTATCTTGTAAGTGCTCGTCCTTGGTTTAAAGAAGCAAATGTAAGCGTTACAAAAATATCTCCGTATGAATTTACAGCAGCTTTAATTCAAGGTGTTATGGGTATGACTTATACTAAAAAAATTAACGAAAATACTGTTTTGGCAATAGATTTACTAATAGATGATATAAAAAATTATTTAAAAGAAAGCTCTAAAGTTTTTAATACTGAGTTTTATATGTATTCATCAAACGATAAACAACTTATAATAAAATCACAAAATGCTAGTTCCAACATTGTATTAAATGATATTTTAAAAAACAAAAATGACTATCTTTATACGGATAAAAATGGTGAGACATTTATATACAAGATTTTAAATTTAAATCAAACATACATAATTTTATTAGTTAATTTAAACGAAGCAAAAAGCGAATATTCTGATAAATTTAAATATATGATTTATATAACAATTGGTGTTATTTTACTACTTTTGCCTTTTATTTTTTATATGTCAATGCTTATTTCAAAACCTATTATTGCTTTAGTTAAAAACACTATTTTAATCAAAGAGCATAAATTTAACGAAATAAAAACTATAAATTCTAGAGTAAAAGAAATTTCACAGCTTGTAAGTTCTCTTACAGATATGGCTGATTCAATTCATGATTATCAAACAAATTTAGAGAGCAAAATTCGCCAAAGAACAGAGCAATTAGAAGAGAAAAATAACGAGTTGCAAATTCTTTCGATTACTGATAGACTTACTGGGATTTTCAATCGTATTAAAATTGATGAAGTTTTAGAGCAACATATGGAAAATGCAAATGATTTTGGTGTTAACTTTGGTTTAATAATGATAGATATAGATCATTTTAAAGCTGTTAATGATACATATGGTCATAACACAGGAGATATTGTACTTAAGGAATTTGCATCTATTATTAAAAGAAATGTTCGTTCAACTGATACTTTTGGTCGTTGGGGTGGTGAAGAATTTATGATAATTTGCGTAGATGTAAATTTGGAAATTTTAACTAAAATAGCAAACAAATTTAAAAAACTTATCGAAGAACATGATTTTTCAATAATTCACAAAAAAACTGCAAGTTTTGGTGTGTCTATATACAAACAAGGCGAGAAGGTAGAACAAATGGTTGATCGTGCAGATAAAGCACTTTATAAAGCTAAAGAAAATGGCAGAAATCAAGTTGTAAATGAGAGTGAAGTTTAATTAGTATAAGTAGTAAATAGTAATGTATGTTTTAATAAATATTTAAGCTTAAATTAGTATAATTACATTTCCGTTTCGCAGAAAAAGAAAAATAAACGAAGCGATGTTATTTAACTTACTATTGTTAAAAGTCACAAACAAGTTTTAATAAAATAAAACAATTTTACAGGACCTTGTTAAAGCTTTAATTATATTGATTACAAAAAAGCAAGCTTTTAGATTTATCTGTTATCTAAATTTAAAAGTTTAAAGATTATGTCACGGTATATAAAGAGTTAAAAACTTATCTTTATATATTATTAATCTCTTTCCGTCTTAAATCATATATAATTAAACATTGTAAATAAAGTAAGATAAAAATAAAGAGAGAATTTTTTAGACATTTAAAAGTTTAAAAGGTAACTTTTTATTAATTAAATAATAAAAATATAGTTCTTATTTATAACTTTATTAGCTATAGAGTTTAAATATCAATTATTAATATTTAATTATTTAAAATATTTTTATTACTATTTATCTTTAACAAGGAAGTGATGCGAATTAGAATATAAACATAATAAACAATTCTAATAAATTCCAAAGACAATAAAATTAAATTTACTTACAATCGGTGAATTTATGTTTTTGTTGTAAATCTTTATAACTTTAGGTGGGTTGAGAGAGTGCTTGCACTCCCCACCGTAAAGACGAATTTTATTCGTCTGCGGAATTAAAAAAAGGTAAGCTACTAAGAGCAAATGGTGGATGCCTTGGCTGGTAGAGGCGATGAAGGACGTACTAGACTGCGATAAGACACGGGGAGCTGTCAAGAAGCTTTGATCCGTGTATTTCCGAATGGGGCAACCCAGTGTATAGTAATATACATTATACGGGTTACAGAGAATAGATTAAATACCAAATTTTATTATTAAATTTATTATGATTAACTTTTAAATTATTTCTTAGTCTATAAATCATAGTTTAGAAATAACTATAAAAGAGTAATAAATAGAATAGATAAAAATATTTTTTACTTCATAAAGATTAATTATAATAAACTAAAAACTAAAATTTCTGTATATAGTTATCTGTTGTCTGTAATCCGTAGGCGAACGTGGGGAATTGAAACATCTTAGTACCCACAGGAAAAGAAATCAAAAGAGATTACGCTAGTAGCGGCGAGCGAACGCGTAAGAGGGCAAACCACTAGTTTACTAGTGGGGTTGTAGGACTGCATAAAAGACTAAAACATGATAGTAAAACAATCTGGAAAGATTGAGCATAGAGGGTGATACTCCCGTATACGAAATCATCTTTTTACTTAGCAGTATCCTGAGTAGGGCGAGGCACGTGAAACCTTGTCTGAATCTGGGAAGACCACTTTCCAACCCTAAATACTACTACTAGACCGATAGTGCACAAGTACCGTGAGGGAAAGGTGAAAAGAACTGAGGTGATCAGAGTGAAATAGAACCTGAAACCATTTGCTTACAATCATTCAGAGCACGATTCTTTATGACGTGTGATGGACTGCCTTTTGCATAATGAGCCTGCGAGTTGTGGTGTCTGGCAAGGTTAAGGAAACCCGGAGCCGTAGCGAAAGCGAGTCTTAATAGGGCGTTTAGTCAGATGCTGCAGACCCGAAACGATGTGATCTATCCATGAGCAGGTTGAAACCGGTGTAAAAACCGGCGGAGGACCGAACTGGCAAGCGTTGAAAAGCTTTCGGATGACTTGTGGATAGGGGTGAAAGGCCAATCAAACATCGTGATAGCTGGTTCTCTCCGAAATATATTGAGGTATAGCGTTGTGTCGTAACTATAAGGGGTAGAGCACTGAATGGGCTAGGGCGTATACCAATGTACCAAACCCTATCAAACTCCGAATACTTATAGTGTAATCACAGCAGTCAGGCGGCGAGTGATAAAATCCGTCGTCAAGAGGGGAACAACCCAGACTACCGACTAAGGTCCCCAAATCTTATTTAAGTGGAAAACGATGTGAAGTTACTGAAACAACCAGGAGGTTGGCTTAGAAGCAGCCATCCTTTAAAGATAGCGTAATAGCTCACTGGTCTAGTGATTTTGCGCGGAAAATATAACGGGGCTAAAATAAGTACCGAAGTCGTAGATTCGGAATACAGATTACAGAATACAGATTACAGAGTTTAAAGAAATAAAACAGAGTGAATACAAATAATAAAAAACTAGATGTAACTGATTTAGAAATTTATAAATCATCTTATAATCTTATGTTAGAAATTCACAAATTAACACTATCTTATCCAAAGATAGAACAATTTGGTGGTATAGCTGATCAATTAAGAAGATCAAGTAAAAGTATAACTGCTAATATGGTAGAAGGTTATGCTAAACATAGATTCTATAAAGATGAGTTTAAAAGAATGCTAGTTTATTCAATAGGAAGTACAGATGAAACTATCTTATGGATAAGAGTTTCAAAAGATTTAGGTTACATTGATGAAAAAATATCTAATAAATTAATAAAAGAGTATAAAATCTTAGTTAGAAGATTATCTGTATTTACAAGTAGTATTAAATAATTAACTTTAAATTCCGTAATCCGTATTCTGTCATCTGTATTCCGTCTGGTAGGAGAGCGTTGCATTCAGCGTTGAAGGTGTACCGGTAAGGAGCGCTGGAGCGGATGCAAGTGAGCATGCAGGCATGAGTAGCGATAATTAATGTGAGAATCATTAACGCCGTAAACCCAAGGTTTCCTACGCGATGCTCGTCATCGTAGGGTTAGTCGGGTCCTAAGCAAAGTCCGAAAGGGGTATGCGATGGAAAATTGGTTAATATTCCAATACCTTTGATTATGTGCGATGGAAGGACGCTTAAAGCTAGTGGGGCTAACTGATGGAAT contains:
- a CDS encoding GGDEF domain-containing protein, translating into MNKEISFRFTIIMIFSFLSLFIIMIMFGFQYIFSEKLAKNITLEKFETMVNQIEAGAINRHETNIDSIEQLAKIMEYYNINNAKDTQNNKYKLLDVFSAILNNKTRFYAIYIGDKDNNYFEVIKLTPFDDEKYNTTSNEKWALIEVKENDIGYKYISFYDKNLHKTRELRLQDNYLVSARPWFKEANVSVTKISPYEFTAALIQGVMGMTYTKKINENTVLAIDLLIDDIKNYLKESSKVFNTEFYMYSSNDKQLIIKSQNASSNIVLNDILKNKNDYLYTDKNGETFIYKILNLNQTYIILLVNLNEAKSEYSDKFKYMIYITIGVILLLLPFIFYMSMLISKPIIALVKNTILIKEHKFNEIKTINSRVKEISQLVSSLTDMADSIHDYQTNLESKIRQRTEQLEEKNNELQILSITDRLTGIFNRIKIDEVLEQHMENANDFGVNFGLIMIDIDHFKAVNDTYGHNTGDIVLKEFASIIKRNVRSTDTFGRWGGEEFMIICVDVNLEILTKIANKFKKLIEEHDFSIIHKKTASFGVSIYKQGEKVEQMVDRADKALYKAKENGRNQVVNESEV